From a single Schistosoma mansoni strain Puerto Rico chromosome 4, complete genome genomic region:
- a CDS encoding putative leucine zipper protein: MLHNFFRFITKATQYEVNC; encoded by the coding sequence ATGCTACATAACTTCTTCCGATTTATTACCAAGGCTACGCAATATGAAGTGAATTGTTAA